Proteins encoded together in one Epinephelus lanceolatus isolate andai-2023 chromosome 4, ASM4190304v1, whole genome shotgun sequence window:
- the LOC117260189 gene encoding extracellular calcium-sensing receptor-like, translated as MSAFLDINLFLLMYFMLSYSHCSSAILSPLYSTSCQLLGQFHLNGMHKAGDVVLGGLFQVHFFSVFPDLSFTSKPQHPTCNSFDVLGLRQAQTMAFAIDEINRNSNLLPNVTLGYSLYDNCLTLGIGFRAALSLASGREEQFMLDKTCAGNPPVLGIVGDSSSTRSIAISSVLGLYRVPMVSYFATCSCLSDRQKFPSFFRTIPSDAFQVRAMIQILRRFGWTWAGLLISDDDYGLHAARSFQSDLAQSGGGCLAYLEVLPWGNDPAELRRIVAVMRKSTARVVIVFAHENLMINLMKEVVRQNVTGLQWMASEAWTAATVLQTPQLMPYLGGTLGIAIRRGHISGLRDFVLQIRPDLQHNNSYENYLVNQFWEHTFQCKFAPPQAGWVEAGGSLCTGQEDLENVDTELLDTSDLRPEYNVYKAVYALAYALDDMLQCEPGRGPFSGHSCGSLQRLEPWQLVYYLEKVNFTTQFGDQVSFDENGDALPIYDVMNWLWLPDGRTKVQNVGDVKESAKGEELTLDEDKIFWNFESKQPPRSVCSESCPPGTRMARKKGEPECCFDCIPCSEGKISNTTDSMECTSCPEDFWSSSQRDHCVPKKTEFLSYNEPLGICLTTASLLGTFMCVIVLGIFIHHRNTPIVRANNSELSFQLLLSLKLCFLCSLLFIGRPRLWTCQLRHAAFGISFVLCISCILVKTMVVLAVFKASKPGGGAHLKWFGPLQQRGTVLVLTSIQAAICTAWLVSSSPAPHKNTQYHNDKIVYECVVGSTVGFGVLLGYIGLLAILSFLLAFLARNLPDTFNEAKLITFSMLIFCAVWVAFVPAYVSSPGKYADVVEVFAILASSFGLLVSLFGPKCYIILLRPERNTKKAIMGRGTES; from the exons ATGTCTGCATTTTTAGATATCAACTTGTTCTTACTCATGTATTTCATGTTGTCATATTCCCACTGTTCCTCTGCcattctctctcctctttattCCACCTCCTGCCAGTTACTGGGACAATTTCATCTAAATGGGATGCACAAGGCTGGAGATGTGGTTCTGGGTGGGCTGTTTCAGGTCCacttcttttctgtctttcctgaCCTGTCTTTTACCTCAAAGCCACAACATCCTACCTGCAACAG TTTTGATGTTCTAGGATTAAGGCAAGCCCAGACCATGGCTTTTGCTATTGATGAGATCAACAGAAACTCCAACCTGCTGCCTAATGTGACCCTGGGATATAGTCTTTATGACAACTGCCTCACACTGGGAATTGGATTCCGTGCAGCGTTGTCGTTAGCCAGTGGTCGAGAGGAGCAGTTTATGTTAGACAAGACCTGTGCAGGAAACCCTCCAGTCCTAGGCATTGTGGGTGATTCTTCCTCTACACGTTCTATTGCCATCTCCTCTGTCTTAGGTTTGTACAGAGTACCTATG GTGAGTTATTTTGCCACATGTTCGTGCCTGAGTGACCGGCAGAAGTTTCCATCCTTTTTTAGGACAATCCCAAGTGATGCTTTCCAG GTGCGTGCTATGATTCAGATTCTCAGGCGCTTTGGCTGGACTTGGGCAGGTCTGCTCATCAGTGATGATGATTATGGACTCCATGCTGCCCGATCCTTCCAATCTGACCTGGCTCAGTCTGGTGGAGGTTGTCTGGCCTACTTAGAGGTTTTGCCCTGGGGCAATGATCCAGCTGAACTAAGGAGGATTGTGGCTGTTATGAGGAAATCTACGGCTCGTGTGGTCATTGTGTTTGCACATGAAAATCTCATGATCAACCTCATGAAAGAG GTGGTGAGGCAGAACGTGACAGGCCTGCAGTGGATGGCCAGTGAAGCCTGGACTGCAGCTACTGTGCTTCAGACTCCTCAGCTCATGCCGTATCTGGGTGGCACTCTGGGCATTGCTATCCGTCGAGGGCACATATCAGGGTTGAGGGACTTTGTGCTACAAATACGTCCTGACctacaacacaacaacagttaTGAAAATTACCTG GTAAATCAGTTCTGGGAACACACAtttcagtgtaaatttgcacCACCTCAAGCAGGTTGGGTGGAAGCTGGGGGATCTCTATGCACTGGACAGGAAGATCTAGAGAATGTGGACACTGAATTGTTGGACACTTCAGACCTCAGGCCAGAGTATAACGTGTACAAGGCTGTGTATGCCCTGGCATATGCTCTTGATGACATGCTGCAGTGTGAACCAGGCAGAGGACCTTTCAGTGGGCACAGCTGTGGCAGTTTGCAAAGACTGGAGCCATGGCAG CTTGTGTATTACTTggaaaaggtcaacttcaccaCACAGTTTGGTGATCAAGTGTCATTTGATGAGAATGGTGATGCCTTACCAATATATGATGTCATGAACTGGCTGTGGCTCCCTGATGGACGAACTAAAGTTCAGAATGTAGGTGATGTTAAAGAGTCAGCCAAAGGTGAAGAACTCACACTTGATGAAGATAAAATCTTCTGGAACTTTGAATCCAAACAG CCACCCCGGTCAGTGTGCAGTGAGAGCTGTCCTCCAGGTACCCGCATGGCCAGAAAGAAGGGAGAACCTGAGTGCTGTTTTGACTGCATCCCTTGTTCTGAGGGAAAGATCAGCAATACAACTG ACTCCATGGAATGCACCAGTTGTCCAGAGGATTTCTGGTCCAGCTCTCAACGTGACCACTGTGTTCCTAAGAAAACAGAGTTCCTCTCCTATAATGAGCCTCTGGGTATCTGTTTGACAACTGCCTCATTGTTGGGCACATttatgtgtgttattgtgttggGAATCTTTATCCATCATCGTAACACCCCTATAGTACGCGCCAACAATTCAGAACTGAGTTTCCAGTTATTGCTGTCTCTTAAATTATGTTTCCTTTGCTCACTGCTCTTTATTGGACGTCCCAGGCTGTGGACATGCCAGCTGAGACATGCAGCATTTGGGATCAGCTTTGTGCTTTGTATATCATGCATTCTGGTGAAAACCATGGTGGTTCTGGCTGTGTTCAAGGCCTCCAAGCCAGGAGGTGGAGCCCATCTGAAGTGGTTTGGACCATTGCAGCAGAGAGGAACAGTTCTGGTTCTTACTTCTATTCAGGCAGCAATCTGCACTGCTTGGCTTGTCTCTTCTTCACCAGCTCCTCATAAAAACACTCAATACCACAATGACAAGATAGTTTATGAGTGTGTAGTTGGGTCCACAGTTGGTTTTGGAGTGTTACTGGGCTATATTGGCTTACTGGCCATCCTCAGTTTTCTGTTAGCATTCCTGGCAAGGAATCTTCCAGATACTTTCAATGAGGCCAAACTCATCACTTTCAGCATGCTGATCTTCTGTGCAGTGTGGGTGGCCTTTGTCCCTGCTTATGTCAGTTCACCAGGCAAATATGCAGATGTAGTTGAGGTATTTGCCATCCTGGCCTCAAGTTTTGGCCTCTTGGTGTCACTGTTTGGGCCCAAATGTTATATTATCCTGTTGAGACCAGAGAGGAACACAAAGAAAGCAATCATGGGTCGTGGCACTGAGTCATAA
- the LOC117260222 gene encoding extracellular calcium-sensing receptor-like: MHKAGDVVLGGLFQVHFFSVFPDLSFTSEPQHPTCHSFDVVGFRRVQTMAFAIDEINRNPNLLPNVTLGYSLYDNCLSLGIGFRAALSLASGREEQFITDKACAGNPPVLGIVGDSSSTHCIAISTVLGLYKVPMVSYFATCSCLSDRQKFPSFFRTIPSDAFQVRAMIQILRRFGWTWAGLLVSDDDYGLHAARSFQSDLAQSGGGCLAYLEVLPWDNDPAELRRIVDVMRKSTARVVIVFAHESYTINLIKEVVRQNVTGLQWMASEAWTAATVLQTPQLMPYLGGTLGIAIRRGHIPGFRDFLLQIRPDHNSSYENNVVNQFWEHTFQCKFAPPQAGWVEAGGSLCTGQEDLENVDTELFDISNLRPEYNVYKAVYALAYALDDMLQCKPGRGPFSGHSCGSLQRLEPWQLVYYLEKVNFTTPFGDQVSFDENGDVLPIYDVMNWLWLPDGRTKVQNVGEVKESAKGEELTLDEDKIFWNFESKQPPRSVCSESCPPGTRIARKKGEPECCFDCIPCSEGKISNTTDSMECTSCPEDFWSSSQRDHCVSKKTEFLSYNEPLGICLTTASLLGTFICVVVLGIFICHRGTPIVRANNSELSFQLLLSLKLCFLCSLLFIGRPRLWTCQLRHAAFGISFVLCISCILVKTMVVLAVFKASKPGGGSHLKWFGPLQQRGTVLVLTSIQAAICTAWLVSSSPAPHKNTQYHNDKIVYECVVGSTVGFGVLLGYIGLLAILSFLLAFLARNLPDTFNEAKLITFSMLIFCAVWVAFVPAYVSSPGKYADVVEVFAILASSFGLLVSLFGPKCYIILLRPERNTKKAIMGRGTES; the protein is encoded by the exons ATGCACAAGGCTGGAGATGTGGTTCTGGGTGGGCTGTTTCAGGTCCacttcttttctgtctttcctgaCCTGTCTTTTACCTCAGAGCCACAACATCCTACCTGTCACAG TTTTGATGTTGTAGGATTCAGGCGGGTCCAGACCATGGCCTTTGCTATTGATGAGATCAACAGAAACCCCAACCTGCTGCCCAATGTGACTCTGGGTTATAGTCTTTATGACAACTGCCTCTCATTAGGAATTGGATTCCGTGCAGCGTTGTCATTAGCCAGTGGTCGAGAGGAGCAATTCATAACAGACAAGGCCTGTGCAGGAAACCCTCCAGTCCTAGGAATTGTGGGTGATTCTTCCTCTACACATTGTATTGCCATCTCCACTGTCTTGGGTTTGTACAAAGTACCTATG GTGAGTTATTTTGCCACATGTTCGTGCCTGAGTGACCGGCAGAAGTTTCCATCCTTTTTTAGGACGATACCAAGTGATGCTTTCCAG GTGCGTGCTATGATTCAGATTCTCAGGCGCTTTGGCTGGACTTGGGCAGGTCTGCTGGTCAGTGATGATGATTATGGACTCCATGCTGCCCGATCCTTCCAATCTGACCTGGCTCAGTCTGGTGGAGGCTGTCTGGCCTACTTAGAGGTTTTGCCCTGGGACAATGATCCAGCTGAACTAAGGAGGATTGTGGATGTTATGAGGAAATCTACAGCTCGTGTGGTCATTGTGTTTGCACATGAAAGCTACACGATCAACCTCATTAAAGAG GTGGTGAGGCAGAATGTGACAGGCCTGCAGTGGATGGCCAGTGAAGCCTGGACTGCAGCTACTGTGCTTCAGACTCCTCAGCTCATGCCATATCTGGGTGGCACTCTGGGCATTGCTATCCGTCGAGGACACATACCAGGGTTCAGGGACTTCCTGCTTCAAATACGTCCTGACCACAACAGCAGCTATGAAAATAACGTG GTAAATCAGTTTTGGGAACACACAtttcagtgtaaatttgcacCACCTCAAGCAGGTTGGGTGGAGGCTGGGGGATCTCTATGCACTGGACAGGAAGATCTAGAGAATGTGGACACTGAATTATTTGACATTTCCAACCTCAGGCCAGAGTATAATGTGTACAAGGCTGTGTATGCCCTGGCATATGCTCTTGATGACATGCTGCAGTGTAAGCCAGGGAGAGGACCTTTCAGTGGGCACAGCTGTGGCAGTTTGCAAAGACTGGAGCCATGGCAG CTTGTGTATTACTTggaaaaggtcaacttcaccaCACCGTTTGGTGATCAAGTGTCATTTGATGAGAATGGTGATGTCTTACCAATATATGATGTCATGAACTGGTTGTGGCTCCCTGATGGACGAACTAAAGTTCAGAATGTAGGTGAAGTTAAAGAGTCAGCAAAAGGTGAAGAACTCACACTTGATGAAGATAAAATCTTCTGGAACTTTGAGTCCAAACAG CCACCCCGGTCAGTGTGCAGTGAGAGCTGTCCTCCAGGTACCCGCATTGCCAGAAAGAAGGGAGAACCTGAGTGCTGTTTTGACTGCATCCCTTGTTCTGAGGGGAAGATCAGCAATACAACTG ACTCCATGGAATGCACCAGTTGTCCAGAGGATTTCTGGTCCAGCTCTCAACGTGACCACTGTGTTTCTAAGAAAACAGAGTTCCTCTCCTATAATGAGCCTCTGGGTATCTGTTTGACAACTGCCTCATTGTTGGGCACATTTATATGTGTTGTTGTGCTGGGAATCTTTATCTGTCATCGTGGCACCCCTATAGTACGTGCAAACAATTCAGAACTGAGTTTCCAGCTATTGCTGTCTCTTAAATTATGTTTCCTTTGCTCACTGCTCTTTATTGGACGTCCCAGGCTGTGGACATGCCAACTGAGACATGCAGCATTTGGGATCAGCTTTGTGCTTTGTATATCATGCATCCTGGTGAAAACCATGGTGGTTCTGGCTGTGTTCAAGGCCTCCAAGCCAGGAGGTGGATCCCATCTGAAGTGGTTTGGACCATTGCAGCAGAGAGGAACAGTTCTGGTTCTTACTTCTATTCAGGCAGCAATCTGCACTGCTTGGCTTGTCTCTTCTTCACCAGCTCCTCATAAAAACACTCAATACCACAATGACAAGATAGTTTATGAGTGTGTAGTTGGGTCCACAGTTGGTTTTGGAGTGTTACTGGGCTATATTGGCTTACTGGCCATCCTCAGTTTTCTGTTAGCATTCCTGGCAAGGAATCTTCCAGATACTTTCAATGAGGCCAAACTCATCACTTTCAGCATGCTGATCTTCTGTGCAGTGTGGGTGGCCTTTGTCCCTGCTTATGTCAGTTCACCAGGCAAATATGCAGATGTAGTTGAGGTATTTGCCATCCTGGCCTCAAGTTTTGGCCTCTTGGTGTCACTGTTTGGACCCAAATGTTACATTATCCTGTTGAGGCCAGAGAGGAACACAAAGAAAGCAATCATGGGTCGTGGCACTGAGTCATAA
- the LOC117260155 gene encoding extracellular calcium-sensing receptor-like, whose amino-acid sequence MHKAGDVVLGGLFQVHFFSVFPDLSFTSEPQHPTCNSFDVVGFRRVQTMAFAIDEINRNTNLLPNVTLGYSLYDHCVKLGIAFRSALSLASGREEQFMSNKACAGNPPVVGIVGDSSSTHCIAISTVLGLYRVPMVSYFATCSCLSDREKFPSFFRTIPSDAFQVRAMIQILKHFGWTWAGLLISDDDYGLHAARSFQSDLAQSGGGCLAYLEVLPWDNDPAELRRIVDVMRKSTARVVIVFAHESYMINLIKEVVRQNVTGLQWMASEAWTAATVLQTPQLMPYLGGTLGIAIRRGHIPGFKDFLLQIRPDLQHNNSYGNNLVNQFWEHTFQCKFAPPQAGWMEAGGSLCTGQEDLENVDTELFDISNLRPEYNVYKAVYALAYALDDMLQCEPGRGPFSGHSCGSLQRLEPWQLVYYLEKVNFTTPFGDQVSFDENGDALPIYDVMNWLWLPDGRTKVQNVGEVKESAKGEELTLDEDKIFWNSESKQPPQSVCSDSCPPGTRMARKKGEPECCFDCIPCSEGKISNTTDSMECTSCPEDFWSSSQHDHCVPKETEFLSYNEPLGICLTTASLLGTFICVVVLGIFICHRGTPIVRANNSELSFQLLLSLKLCFLCSLLFIGRPRLWTCQLRHAAFGISFVLCISCILVKTMVVLAVFKASKPGGGSHLKWFGLLQQRGTVLVLTSIQAAICTAWLVSSSPAPHKNTQYHNAKIVYECVVGSTVGFGVLLGYIGLLAILSFLLAFLARNLPDTFNEAKLITFSMLIFCAVWVAFVPAYVSSPGKYADVVEVFAILASSFGLLVSLFGPKCYIILLRPERNTKKAVMGRGIES is encoded by the exons ATGCACAAGGCTGGAGATGTGGTTCTGGGTGGGCTGTTTCAGGTCCacttcttttctgtctttcctgaCCTGTCTTTTACCTCAGAGCCACAACACCCTACCTGCAACAG TTTTGATGTTGTAGGATTCAGGAGGGTCCAGACCATGGCCTTTGCTATTGATGAGATCAACAGAAACACCAACCTGCTGCCTAATGTGACTCTGGGATATAGTCTTTATGACCATTGTGTCAAACTAGGAATTGCATTCCGTTCAGCATTGTCATTAGCCAGTGGTCGAGAGGAGCAGTTTATGTCAAACAAGGCCTGTGCAGGAAACCCTCCAGTAGTAGGAATCGTGGGTGATTCTTCCTCTACACATTGTATTGCCATCTCCACTGTCTTAGGTTTGTACAGAGTACCTATG GTGAGTTATTTTGCCACATGTTCGTGCCTGAGCGACCGGGAGAAGTTCCCATCTTTCTTTAGGACGATCCCAAGTGATGCTTTCCAG GTGCGTGCTATGATTCAGATTCTGAAACACTTTGGCTGGACTTGGGCAGGTCTGCTGATCAGTGATGATGATTATGGACTCCATGCTGCCCGATCCTTCCAATCTGACCTGGCTCAGTCTGGTGGAGGCTGTCTGGCCTACTTAGAGGTTTTGCCCTGGGACAATGATCCAGCTGAACTAAGGAGGATTGTGGATGTTATGAGGAAATCTACAGCTCGTGTGGTCATTGTGTTTGCACATGAAAGTTACATGATCAACCTCATTAAAGAG GTGGTGAGGCAGAATGTGACAGGCCTGCAGTGGATGGCCAGTGAAGCCTGGACTGCAGCTACCGTGCTTCAGACTCCTCAGCTCATGCCGTATCTGGGTGGCACTCTGGGCATTGCTATCCGTCGAGGACACATACCAGGGTTCAAGGACTTCCTGCTTCAAATACGTCCTGACCTACAACACAACAACAGCTATGGAAATAACCTG GTAAATCAGTTTTGGGAACACACAtttcagtgtaaatttgcacCACCTCAAGCAGGTTGGATGGAAGCTGGGGGATCTCTATGCACTGGACAGGAAGATCTAGAGAATGTGGACACTGAATTATTTGACATTTCCAACCTCAGGCCAGAGTATAACGTGTACAAGGCTGTGTATGCCCTGGCATATGCTCTTGATGACATGCTGCAGTGTGAGCCAGGCAGAGGACCTTTCAGTGGGCACAGCTGTGGCAGTTTGCAAAGACTGGAGCCATGGCAG CTTGTGTATTACTTggaaaaggtcaacttcactacACCATTTGGTGATCAAGTGTCATTTGATGAGAATGGTGATGCCTTACCAATATATGATGTCATGAACTGGTTGTGGCTCCCTGATGGACGAACTAAAGTTCAGAATGTAGGTGAGGTTAAAGAGTCAGCAAAAGGTGAAGAACTCACACTTGATGAAGATAAAATCTTCTGGAACTCTGAATCCAAACAG CCACcccagtcagtgtgcagtgacaGCTGTCCTCCAGGTACCCGCATGGCCAGAAAGAAGGGAGAACCTGAGTGCTGTTTTGACTGCATCCCTTGTTCTGAGGGAAAGATCAGCAATACAACTG ACTCCATGGAATGCACCAGTTGTCCAGAGGATTTCTGGTCCAGCTCTCAACATGACCACTGTGTTCCTAAGGAAACAGAGTTCCTCTCCTATAATGAGCCTCTGGGTATCTGTTTGACAACTGCCTCATTGTTGGGCACATTTatatgtgttgttgtgttgggaATCTTTATCTGTCATCGTGGCACCCCTATAGTACGTGCAAACAATTCAGAACTGAGTTTCCAGCTATTGCTGTCTCTTAAATTATGTTTCCTTTGCTCACTGCTCTTTATTGGACGTCCCAGGCTGTGGACATGCCAACTGAGACATGCAGCATTTGGGATCAGCTTTGTGCTTTGTATATCATGCATCCTGGTGAAAACCATGGTGGTTCTGGCTGTGTTCAAGGCCTCCAAGCCAGGAGGTGGATCCCATCTGAAGTGGTTTGGTCTTTTGCAGCAGAGAGGAACAGTTCTGGTTCTTACTTCTATTCAGGCAGCAATCTGCACTGCTTGGCTTGTCTCTTCTTCACCAGCTCCTCATAAAAACACTCAATACCACAATGCCAAGATAGTTTATGAGTGTGTAGTTGGGTCCACAGTTGGTTTTGGAGTGTTACTGGGCTATATTGGCTTACTGGCCATCCTCAGTTTTCTGTTAGCATTCCTGGCAAGGAATCTTCCAGATACTTTCAATGAGGCCAAACTCATCACTTTCAGCATGCTGATCTTCTGTGCAGTGTGGGTGGCCTTTGTCCCTGCTTATGTCAGTTCACCAGGCAAATATGCAGATGTAGTTGAGGTATTTGCCATCCTGGCCTCAAGTTTTGGCCTCTTGGTGTCACTGTTTGGACCCAAATGTTACATCATCCTGTTGAGGCCAGAGAGGAACACAAAGAAAGCAGTCATGGGTCGTGGCATTGAGTCATAA